A single region of the Vibrio cyclitrophicus genome encodes:
- a CDS encoding helix-turn-helix transcriptional regulator gives MSFKNPIPERLKQARKKAKLSQKALGESIGMDASSASPRMNQYEKGKHAPDVQTLKLIADELGVPLNYFFCEDESSAELACIVSQMTESERRKLITLLSENKG, from the coding sequence GTGTCATTTAAAAACCCAATCCCAGAGCGACTCAAACAAGCTCGAAAAAAAGCAAAACTCTCTCAAAAAGCCTTGGGAGAAAGCATAGGTATGGATGCCAGTTCAGCAAGCCCTCGAATGAATCAATACGAGAAAGGCAAGCATGCCCCAGATGTTCAAACCTTAAAACTTATCGCTGATGAGCTTGGTGTGCCGCTCAATTATTTCTTCTGTGAAGATGAAAGTTCTGCTGAGTTAGCATGTATTGTGTCTCAAATGACGGAGAGTGAAAGAAGGAAACTCATTACATTACTTAGCGAAAATAAAGGCTAA
- a CDS encoding DEAD/DEAH box helicase family protein: MLREWQGECSDRALKKYQSNGSHFFCQATPGAGKTVLAATIASRLLQSDMVDLVLCFSPSLTVSDGIKRTFSSILNCTFNGGMGAIGQSLTYQSIQFLNDEFWQTLRNHRVFVVFDEIHHCSGSEVENANIWGQQVLTKIQGLATFTLALSGTPWRSDSLPIVMGEYSDPDGLLLVDYQYTLEQAIADGVCRTPKIVLVDNEHLSVSSCEKVESFSSILEMLKQTKASYQSVIHNQEAMEYLLGLGCERLEKVRIRSPNAGGLIVAASVQHAQTIKEILSQKLGQTVSIVTYRHEEPLAEIERYRQSDAQWIVSVGMISEGTDIPRLQVCCHMSSVKTELYFRQVLGRILRVNNTINQQAWLFTFAEQSLIEFSERIEQDIPEPCLYVSMGKPIETEFSGRGNSLSVALPLESQNSGRTTVSWESSTDSSNSLYGTVGTFDELRLGAFKQRVISAFSSM, translated from the coding sequence GTGTTAAGGGAATGGCAAGGTGAATGCTCTGACAGAGCGTTGAAAAAATATCAATCCAACGGCTCCCATTTCTTTTGCCAAGCTACACCAGGGGCTGGTAAGACAGTGCTTGCCGCTACTATTGCGTCAAGACTGCTACAAAGTGACATGGTAGATCTTGTATTGTGCTTCTCGCCATCATTGACAGTTTCTGATGGTATAAAAAGAACCTTTTCATCGATACTTAATTGCACATTTAATGGTGGTATGGGAGCTATAGGGCAATCTTTAACATACCAATCTATCCAGTTCCTCAATGATGAGTTTTGGCAAACATTGCGGAATCACAGGGTCTTTGTTGTTTTTGATGAAATACACCATTGCTCTGGCTCTGAGGTTGAAAATGCGAACATTTGGGGGCAGCAAGTTCTCACAAAGATTCAAGGGCTTGCTACTTTTACCCTCGCACTTTCAGGTACACCGTGGCGTTCAGATTCTTTACCCATTGTCATGGGTGAGTACAGCGACCCAGACGGACTGCTTCTTGTCGATTACCAATACACTCTTGAACAAGCTATTGCTGATGGAGTTTGTAGAACGCCTAAAATCGTCTTGGTTGATAATGAACACTTGTCTGTTAGTAGTTGCGAAAAAGTCGAATCCTTTTCATCAATATTAGAGATGCTTAAACAGACAAAAGCATCCTACCAGAGTGTTATTCACAACCAAGAGGCGATGGAATATCTACTCGGTTTAGGATGTGAGCGGTTAGAAAAAGTACGTATCAGATCCCCCAATGCCGGTGGGCTGATTGTTGCAGCGTCGGTTCAACATGCGCAAACAATCAAAGAGATACTATCTCAAAAACTTGGGCAAACCGTTTCTATCGTCACTTATCGACATGAAGAACCGCTAGCAGAAATAGAGCGTTATCGACAAAGCGACGCACAATGGATTGTTAGTGTAGGTATGATCAGTGAGGGTACTGATATTCCGCGCCTTCAAGTATGTTGCCATATGAGTTCAGTCAAAACGGAATTGTATTTCAGGCAGGTGCTCGGAAGAATACTTCGTGTGAATAATACAATAAACCAACAAGCGTGGTTATTCACTTTTGCTGAACAAAGTCTGATTGAGTTTTCTGAAAGGATTGAACAAGATATTCCTGAGCCTTGTCTCTATGTAAGTATGGGGAAACCTATCGAAACAGAGTTCTCTGGTCGAGGAAATAGCTTAAGTGTCGCGCTTCCGCTTGAGTCCCAAAACAGTGGGAGAACAACAGTATCTTGGGAAAGCAGTACAGACAGTTCAAATAGTCTCTATGGAACAGTAGGGACGTTTGATGAGCTTCGACTTGGGGCATTTAAACAGAGAGTGATCTCGGCTTTCTCTTCCATGTAG
- a CDS encoding exo-alpha-sialidase: MKLHKFIVLSLLIPQAVLASTENIQPPEIVGVPPADAGRGLVRASENEIRHYNGGEGYDGRKVLVSNDNGLTWQESLASASYPPNFGGIPIESPAIVPNPNTGEYIRVQPINGYVFISSGGLDGEWGAVTKGGQLDYNWKQSDKENYLTLGGIMRSPTFVNNGQRILIPSHDMRVGTTLHISDDGGLTWRASQDIISAPPHEKDEIHQGVRWRNSGVEGSIVELRDGRLWILIRTSQDQYYEAFSSDYGDTWTESQPSRFFGTLTMPTIGRLKDGRLLALWTNTMPLPEHKGTQDDMWEDVFTNRDSHHAAISNNDGKTWTGFREVILDEHRNRDDYALFEGQGDRGKQQSEFVELDEHRVLISVGQHKEHRRLMIMDTRWLYEKERSDHFENGLGNWTVHSYIPEVRGHVSYDRKQSSHLVDLIDKPEHKALQIKRVSDSELIHIDNDLNYEKGGATWNFPNGKNGRVDIRFMLKEHSGGTQISLADRLFNAVDETALHYSMYTLNVAPGEKIGDHELEANRWYTLSLDWNGVKKNSTSRVLLDGKVLKRLTINNTSPNGISYLHFISTSQDDDEGMLIKSVQASVK; encoded by the coding sequence ATGAAGTTACATAAGTTTATTGTGTTGTCTCTACTTATTCCACAGGCTGTATTGGCGAGTACTGAAAATATCCAACCTCCAGAAATAGTTGGGGTTCCCCCTGCCGATGCAGGCAGAGGGTTAGTTCGCGCTAGTGAGAATGAAATTCGCCACTATAATGGTGGGGAAGGTTATGATGGCCGAAAAGTGCTGGTCAGTAATGATAATGGTCTTACATGGCAAGAAAGCTTGGCGTCAGCATCTTACCCACCTAACTTTGGCGGAATTCCGATTGAATCCCCTGCTATTGTTCCTAACCCAAATACTGGAGAATATATTCGAGTCCAGCCAATCAATGGCTACGTTTTTATTTCCAGTGGAGGGCTTGATGGCGAGTGGGGCGCTGTGACTAAAGGTGGCCAACTTGACTATAACTGGAAGCAAAGTGACAAAGAGAACTACCTGACCCTTGGTGGCATAATGCGTAGTCCAACTTTCGTTAATAATGGTCAACGTATTTTAATTCCATCACATGATATGCGCGTAGGCACAACATTACATATTTCAGATGATGGCGGTCTAACTTGGCGCGCTTCTCAAGATATAATATCAGCACCACCGCATGAAAAAGACGAGATCCACCAAGGTGTGCGATGGCGTAATAGTGGCGTTGAAGGTTCTATTGTAGAGCTTAGGGACGGACGCCTTTGGATTCTTATTCGTACTTCTCAAGACCAGTACTACGAAGCGTTCTCGTCAGACTATGGTGATACATGGACAGAATCACAGCCTTCACGTTTTTTCGGTACTCTGACGATGCCAACCATTGGCCGCTTGAAGGATGGGCGTCTACTAGCGCTATGGACAAATACGATGCCCTTGCCTGAACACAAAGGAACCCAAGATGATATGTGGGAAGATGTATTTACCAATCGTGACTCGCACCATGCTGCAATCTCTAACAACGATGGTAAAACATGGACTGGATTTCGAGAAGTTATCCTAGATGAACACCGCAATAGAGACGATTATGCACTCTTTGAAGGTCAGGGTGATCGGGGTAAGCAGCAAAGTGAATTTGTCGAATTGGATGAGCATCGCGTTCTTATTTCAGTTGGGCAACATAAAGAACATCGCCGTTTGATGATTATGGACACGCGTTGGCTTTATGAAAAAGAACGCAGTGACCATTTTGAAAATGGTCTAGGAAATTGGACCGTTCATAGCTATATCCCGGAGGTTAGAGGCCACGTCAGTTACGATCGTAAACAATCGTCTCACCTTGTCGATCTTATCGATAAGCCTGAACATAAAGCGCTGCAAATTAAGAGAGTGAGTGATTCGGAACTAATTCATATAGACAATGACCTGAATTATGAAAAAGGCGGTGCGACTTGGAATTTCCCGAACGGAAAGAACGGTCGAGTTGATATCCGCTTCATGTTAAAGGAGCATAGTGGCGGTACTCAAATCAGTCTCGCTGATCGCTTGTTCAATGCTGTCGATGAAACAGCGCTTCACTATTCAATGTATACATTAAATGTTGCACCAGGGGAGAAGATTGGTGATCACGAACTTGAAGCAAACCGTTGGTATACTCTTAGCTTAGATTGGAATGGTGTAAAGAAAAACTCGACAAGTCGAGTCTTATTAGATGGTAAAGTCTTAAAAAGACTAACAATTAATAACACCAGCCCAAATGGCATTAGCTACCTCCACTTTATATCGACAAGCCAAGATGATGATGAGGGAATGTTAATTAAATCGGTACAGGCTTCGGTTAAATAA
- a CDS encoding dihydrodipicolinate synthase family protein: MKKLSGLIAAPHTPFNTDNQVNFEEIDNIAVHLIKDGVKGIYICGTTGEGIHCSVEERKLIAERWVSATNGKMDIIVHTGALSIVDTLELTKHADTLDILATSAIGPCFFKPGSVNELVEYCASVAAAAPSKGFYYYHSGMSGVNVDMEEFLIAADKRIPNLSGLKFNSGDLYEYQRCLRACDGKFDIPWGVDEFLPGALAVGAKSAVGSTYNYAAKHFNSIIEAFEAGQHDVVISKMDNVIALIRVLVEFGGVSAGKAAMALHNIDAGDARLPLLPLTPEQKEIVVNNMNEAGFK; encoded by the coding sequence ATGAAAAAATTATCGGGTCTAATAGCAGCACCGCACACACCGTTTAACACAGACAACCAAGTCAACTTTGAAGAGATTGACAATATTGCTGTTCATTTGATTAAGGATGGCGTTAAAGGTATCTACATTTGTGGAACGACGGGGGAAGGGATCCACTGTAGCGTTGAAGAAAGAAAACTGATTGCTGAACGTTGGGTTTCTGCAACCAATGGAAAAATGGATATCATTGTACATACTGGCGCATTAAGCATTGTTGATACGCTAGAGTTAACCAAGCACGCAGATACGCTTGATATTTTAGCGACATCAGCTATTGGCCCTTGTTTTTTTAAACCTGGTAGCGTGAATGAGCTTGTTGAGTATTGTGCTTCCGTTGCAGCAGCTGCGCCTTCAAAAGGTTTTTACTATTACCACTCAGGTATGTCAGGCGTAAATGTTGATATGGAAGAGTTTTTAATAGCAGCGGATAAACGTATTCCTAACCTATCGGGTTTGAAATTCAATAGCGGTGACTTATATGAATACCAACGCTGTTTACGTGCATGCGATGGTAAATTTGATATTCCATGGGGTGTTGACGAGTTCTTACCTGGAGCTCTTGCTGTTGGTGCTAAAAGTGCGGTTGGCAGTACTTATAATTATGCAGCAAAGCATTTTAATTCAATTATTGAAGCATTTGAAGCTGGTCAACATGATGTCGTGATTAGCAAAATGGATAATGTTATTGCATTGATCCGGGTACTTGTTGAATTTGGCGGTGTATCTGCAGGAAAAGCTGCTATGGCACTTCATAATATTGATGCGGGCGATGCTCGTTTGCCATTATTGCCACTTACACCAGAACAGAAAGAAATTGTTGTAAATAATATGAATGAAGCCGGTTTCAAATAA
- a CDS encoding MurR/RpiR family transcriptional regulator: MAQIRAGNIIDTMGSLYNSLTPSAKRIADYVSSNPAKISKLSIADLSVEVNTGDATVIRFCRTLGFSGYQDFKLQLAIEVSTTQATEPTILDTDVTEDDSSEIIGKKLQSSIDQVLSETLNLLNFTQLEKASEIVKEGKAIYFFGVGSSGISAESAKYKFIRIGLNVDAYTNNHFMYIKASLLQPGDVAIGISHSGDSEETTKVLKLAKENGAATIAITHNPRSAITKYADNVLVNGNRQGQLQGDSIGTKISQLFVLDLMYALLVQKDISGTHDIKLKTTKALS, encoded by the coding sequence ATGGCACAAATTCGAGCTGGCAACATCATAGATACCATGGGTAGCCTTTATAATAGCCTTACCCCCTCAGCAAAGCGTATTGCAGATTATGTATCATCTAACCCCGCTAAAATCAGTAAGCTCTCGATTGCGGACCTCTCCGTTGAGGTCAATACTGGAGACGCGACCGTTATTCGCTTCTGTCGCACTCTCGGTTTTAGCGGCTATCAAGACTTTAAATTACAGCTGGCGATAGAAGTTTCAACGACTCAAGCAACGGAACCAACGATACTCGATACAGATGTAACGGAAGACGACAGTTCCGAGATCATTGGTAAAAAGCTACAATCATCGATCGATCAGGTACTGTCAGAGACATTAAATCTACTCAACTTCACGCAGTTAGAAAAAGCCTCAGAAATTGTAAAGGAAGGAAAGGCCATCTATTTCTTCGGTGTTGGCTCTTCTGGCATCTCAGCGGAAAGTGCCAAATATAAGTTTATACGTATCGGACTTAATGTTGATGCTTATACCAACAACCACTTTATGTATATCAAAGCCTCCTTGTTACAGCCGGGCGACGTTGCTATTGGTATCAGTCACTCTGGTGATTCAGAGGAAACGACCAAGGTACTGAAGCTAGCAAAAGAGAACGGGGCGGCAACCATTGCTATCACGCACAACCCCCGCTCAGCTATTACCAAATACGCCGATAACGTGCTCGTTAATGGTAACCGTCAAGGGCAACTACAAGGTGATTCGATAGGCACTAAGATATCGCAACTGTTTGTTCTCGACCTTATGTACGCTCTATTGGTTCAAAAAGACATATCTGGCACTCACGATATCAAACTAAAAACCACAAAAGCATTAAGTTAA
- the nagA gene encoding N-acetylglucosamine-6-phosphate deacetylase — MDIESKNTNSTKSSPIYVIKNASFYRNGERLENQVIVIEGDTITEVADMDTIDSLPFNVIDAKNQLVNPGFIDLQLNGCGGVLFNTDISSDTLKTMNETNVQYGVTQFLPTLITSEEQSLKQALDLMASIKSAEKVGVLGLHLEGPFINAERKGAHQSQFIRELDIATANYLIENQKHISVLTVAPENVSQKVLDLLNESSITVSMGHTDATYNQLIAKEGIKMATHLYNAMSPLTNREPGAVGYVFNKKPHAGIIADGIHVDYSSLKIARELLGEKLFLVTDAVTPAGTDLTEFDMAGMQAFVTNGKCHYEDGTIAGAAITMNQSILNLIEYADVPLPEALNMASLYPAESIGVDDRYGKIEKGYKANLVFLDDELKVNRTIQMGELVYQRAN; from the coding sequence ATGGATATAGAGTCCAAAAATACAAATTCGACGAAGTCATCTCCTATATATGTCATTAAAAATGCAAGTTTTTATCGTAATGGTGAGCGATTAGAAAATCAGGTAATTGTTATCGAAGGGGACACGATTACTGAGGTCGCTGATATGGATACAATAGACTCACTTCCTTTCAATGTTATTGACGCAAAGAACCAGTTGGTTAACCCTGGGTTTATCGATCTACAACTTAATGGGTGTGGCGGCGTGTTATTCAATACAGACATATCGAGCGATACCTTGAAAACCATGAACGAGACAAACGTTCAATACGGCGTAACGCAATTTCTCCCTACTTTGATTACCAGCGAGGAGCAATCTCTCAAACAGGCCCTTGATCTAATGGCGAGTATAAAAAGTGCAGAAAAAGTGGGTGTATTAGGTTTGCACTTAGAAGGGCCGTTTATCAATGCTGAAAGAAAAGGTGCTCATCAATCGCAATTTATTCGTGAGTTAGATATTGCTACTGCCAACTACCTTATTGAAAACCAGAAGCACATTTCGGTGTTAACGGTCGCGCCAGAAAACGTTAGTCAAAAGGTTTTAGATCTACTCAATGAATCATCGATTACTGTATCTATGGGTCATACCGATGCGACGTACAATCAACTCATTGCGAAAGAAGGCATAAAAATGGCAACGCATTTATATAATGCCATGTCACCACTCACCAATCGTGAGCCAGGGGCGGTAGGTTATGTGTTCAACAAAAAACCACACGCGGGCATTATTGCTGATGGTATTCATGTTGATTACTCCTCACTAAAGATTGCTCGCGAGCTCTTGGGTGAAAAGCTATTTCTAGTAACTGATGCAGTCACACCTGCGGGTACAGACTTAACTGAATTTGATATGGCGGGAATGCAAGCTTTTGTCACTAATGGGAAGTGTCATTATGAAGATGGAACAATTGCCGGCGCAGCGATCACCATGAATCAGAGTATTCTAAACTTGATTGAATACGCGGATGTGCCATTGCCTGAAGCGTTGAATATGGCATCGCTCTACCCTGCAGAGTCCATTGGTGTGGATGATCGCTATGGAAAAATAGAGAAAGGATACAAAGCCAATCTAGTTTTTTTAGATGATGAGCTAAAAGTCAACCGTACCATTCAAATGGGCGAATTAGTATATCAGCGGGCAAACTAG
- a CDS encoding putative N-acetylmannosamine-6-phosphate 2-epimerase yields MISNDSPILDKLAHGFVSSCQPVDDGPMDKPSIVAAMAAASVAGGAVGLRIEGIENLKAVRSLVTVPIIGIVKRDLSDSDIRITPYIEDVIALKNAGADIIAIDATNRSRPTEIAVLIEKIHQLGCLVMADCSDYDEGMAAYKLGVEIIGTTMSGYVSGPVPSEPDFPFITRLSEQGCFVMAEGRFNSPELANQAIKAGASCVTVGSAITRIEHICQWFDHAVRNAKSDNMEAIA; encoded by the coding sequence ATGATTAGCAACGATTCCCCTATTCTTGATAAGCTAGCACACGGATTTGTGTCTTCATGTCAACCTGTTGATGACGGCCCAATGGATAAACCATCAATTGTCGCAGCTATGGCCGCTGCAAGCGTAGCTGGTGGTGCGGTAGGTTTAAGAATTGAAGGTATTGAAAATCTTAAAGCAGTTCGATCGCTTGTGACAGTTCCAATCATTGGGATTGTTAAGCGTGACCTTTCTGATTCAGATATTCGTATCACCCCTTACATAGAAGATGTTATTGCGCTAAAAAATGCAGGCGCAGATATCATAGCTATTGATGCCACCAACCGATCTAGACCAACCGAAATCGCAGTTCTTATTGAAAAGATTCATCAACTCGGTTGTTTGGTCATGGCTGACTGCTCTGACTATGATGAAGGTATGGCTGCGTATAAATTAGGCGTCGAAATTATTGGAACCACCATGTCTGGTTACGTGTCGGGACCTGTGCCTAGTGAGCCTGACTTCCCATTCATTACTCGTTTATCTGAGCAGGGCTGTTTTGTTATGGCAGAAGGCCGTTTCAATTCACCGGAACTGGCCAATCAGGCAATTAAAGCCGGCGCATCTTGTGTCACCGTAGGCTCTGCTATCACACGAATTGAACACATTTGCCAATGGTTTGACCACGCGGTTCGCAACGCAAAAAGCGATAACATGGAGGCCATCGCATGA
- a CDS encoding N-acetylmannosamine kinase, translating into MNTCLAIDIGGTKIAVALIESGQILKIDQRETPSSNYSEDMTLALKELLAPFKEQADFIAVASTGIINQGVLTALNPDNLGGLNQYRLADTLEQICQKPVMVINDAQAAAWAEYKTLESKFNTMGFITVSTGVGAGFVINDSLLIGQYGIAGHAGHILADPNGPTCGCGRQGCVESIASGTAIGKAGQAFFGSDCTGKIVFAQYQKGHPEAIAIVDNAAKTIANLIADLKITLDLQVVCLGGSIGLAPGFLPRVHHHLSLLPSAHQVKVMHAHSGANAGLLGVASWAQHIYNNKALPR; encoded by the coding sequence ATGAATACCTGCCTAGCTATCGACATTGGTGGAACCAAGATCGCTGTAGCACTAATTGAATCGGGTCAAATTCTAAAGATCGATCAGCGTGAAACGCCGTCGTCCAATTACTCTGAGGACATGACGCTCGCATTAAAGGAGTTACTTGCGCCTTTCAAAGAGCAAGCGGACTTTATTGCCGTCGCTTCTACAGGGATCATAAACCAAGGCGTGCTAACCGCGCTTAACCCTGACAATCTCGGCGGTCTAAATCAATACCGCTTAGCAGACACTCTTGAGCAGATCTGCCAAAAACCAGTAATGGTGATTAATGACGCTCAAGCAGCAGCATGGGCCGAGTACAAAACCCTGGAATCCAAATTTAATACAATGGGATTTATCACCGTTTCAACAGGCGTAGGCGCTGGGTTTGTCATCAACGACTCTCTTCTTATCGGTCAATACGGAATCGCAGGCCACGCAGGGCACATCCTAGCGGATCCTAATGGCCCTACGTGCGGCTGTGGTCGTCAAGGATGTGTTGAAAGCATTGCATCAGGCACCGCCATTGGAAAAGCAGGCCAGGCATTTTTCGGTAGTGACTGCACAGGTAAAATAGTTTTTGCTCAATACCAGAAAGGCCACCCAGAGGCGATAGCTATCGTAGACAACGCAGCTAAAACCATTGCTAATCTTATCGCTGATCTCAAGATCACTCTAGATCTTCAAGTTGTATGTCTTGGCGGTAGCATTGGATTAGCACCCGGTTTCTTACCACGTGTGCATCATCACCTCAGCTTATTACCTTCAGCTCATCAAGTTAAAGTGATGCATGCTCACAGTGGTGCTAATGCTGGTCTATTAGGTGTCGCATCATGGGCTCAGCATATTTACAACAATAAAGCTTTACCAAGATAG
- a CDS encoding sodium:solute symporter, giving the protein MEASSFGTLNYLALIVYLSAIMGVGVYFARRQKSADDYFKAGGRIPGWAAGFSVFATTLSSITFMSIPAKAYTDDWTFLIGQYIAIAILPIVFWFYIPFFRKLNLTSVYEYLERRFDVKMRLFGSISFMLFHVGRIAIVTYLTALALMPFIDMSPLMIVFLIGVLCIVYTFLGGIEGVIWTDVIQGVMLSGAAILIFVVICFNVDGGINEIFSMSAREDKYFPVDQFRWSWSESTIPVLMIGFFFASLQQFTASQDVVQRYIVTENVEETKKALITNAKLVACVPIFFFAVGSGLYAYYSQNPGLLPEDFNTGGILPFYVISHMPAGIAGLIIAAIFAASQSSISSSLNSIAACFTTDIYEKISNTPSPEQKLKVGRIVTVATGILGVVASTYLILSNESEIWDAFNSLLGLMGGPMTGLFMLGIFVRKANASSALAGVVSSIATVVCVRYFTDLNFFFYGVIGTLMVVIVGYLTAPLFKNTLSDADKEQLTVGKLAKA; this is encoded by the coding sequence ATGGAAGCAAGTTCATTTGGTACCCTAAACTATTTAGCTTTAATAGTTTATTTAAGTGCAATTATGGGAGTCGGCGTATATTTCGCGAGGCGCCAAAAGTCAGCGGATGATTATTTTAAAGCAGGTGGGAGAATTCCGGGCTGGGCTGCTGGCTTCAGTGTTTTTGCAACTACACTGAGTTCCATTACATTTATGTCAATTCCAGCTAAGGCTTACACCGACGACTGGACGTTCTTAATCGGTCAATATATTGCGATCGCTATTTTACCTATCGTATTTTGGTTCTATATTCCTTTTTTTAGAAAACTGAACCTAACCTCTGTTTACGAATACCTAGAACGCCGCTTTGATGTAAAAATGCGTCTATTTGGTAGTATCTCGTTCATGCTATTCCACGTTGGCCGAATAGCAATCGTTACCTATTTGACAGCTCTTGCACTCATGCCGTTTATCGACATGAGCCCACTAATGATAGTGTTCCTGATTGGCGTGCTTTGCATCGTGTATACCTTCTTAGGTGGTATTGAAGGTGTAATTTGGACAGACGTTATTCAAGGTGTAATGCTTTCTGGTGCCGCTATCCTGATCTTCGTAGTCATCTGCTTCAACGTTGATGGAGGTATCAACGAAATATTCAGTATGTCAGCGCGTGAAGACAAATACTTCCCTGTGGACCAATTCCGCTGGAGCTGGAGTGAAAGTACCATTCCTGTATTGATGATTGGTTTCTTTTTCGCCTCTTTACAACAATTCACAGCGAGCCAAGATGTAGTGCAGCGCTATATTGTTACCGAAAACGTCGAAGAAACAAAAAAGGCACTGATCACTAACGCTAAACTGGTAGCGTGTGTGCCGATCTTTTTCTTCGCTGTTGGATCTGGCTTATATGCTTACTACTCGCAAAACCCAGGGCTTCTACCAGAAGACTTCAACACAGGTGGTATCTTACCATTTTACGTCATTTCGCACATGCCTGCTGGTATCGCAGGCCTGATAATCGCCGCTATTTTTGCAGCATCGCAATCAAGTATTTCAAGTAGCCTTAATAGCATCGCCGCTTGCTTTACTACTGATATCTACGAAAAAATCAGCAACACACCATCTCCAGAGCAAAAACTAAAAGTAGGACGTATAGTGACCGTCGCTACTGGTATCTTAGGGGTTGTCGCATCAACGTACCTTATCCTATCAAACGAAAGCGAAATATGGGATGCGTTCAACAGCCTACTTGGCCTAATGGGTGGCCCAATGACAGGTCTATTCATGCTGGGTATCTTCGTACGCAAAGCGAATGCTTCTAGTGCACTAGCTGGTGTGGTTTCAAGTATCGCGACGGTTGTGTGTGTACGCTATTTCACCGACCTGAACTTCTTCTTCTACGGTGTGATTGGTACGTTAATGGTAGTCATTGTGGGTTACCTAACTGCGCCACTGTTTAAAAACACGTTAAGCGACGCAGACAAAGAGCAACTGACTGTGGGAAAGCTTGCTAAGGCGTAA
- a CDS encoding YhcH/YjgK/YiaL family protein: MIYGHIQHHNINQYLPKPILRCLDYLQTIDLMELEVGQHTIDGDDIFANVMEFNTVPAESKQAEVHQDYLDIQCLIYGEERIQFCNESPKNLPASDYDSENDFYLVSNMTDASEVALQPGMFAVFFPGEPHKPGCEIVQPEKIKKVVVKLHKRLLAN, from the coding sequence GTGATTTACGGTCATATTCAACATCATAACATTAATCAATATTTGCCAAAGCCAATCTTACGTTGCTTGGACTACCTACAAACCATCGACTTGATGGAATTAGAAGTGGGGCAACACACCATTGATGGCGACGATATCTTCGCGAACGTCATGGAATTCAATACAGTTCCTGCCGAAAGCAAACAAGCTGAAGTCCACCAAGACTATCTTGATATTCAATGCCTTATCTATGGTGAAGAGCGCATTCAATTTTGCAACGAGTCACCAAAGAACCTTCCGGCGAGCGACTACGATTCCGAGAATGACTTCTACTTAGTCAGTAACATGACCGACGCCAGCGAGGTGGCTCTACAACCAGGCATGTTTGCGGTGTTCTTCCCTGGAGAACCTCACAAGCCAGGCTGCGAAATAGTTCAGCCTGAAAAGATCAAGAAAGTGGTAGTGAAACTCCACAAGCGTTTGCTCGCTAACTAA